The DNA region ATGTGTTCAATGCTAAAAGGATGACTTTTCACCGATTAAAAATACATCCAAAGCATGAACATACTCATGAAAGTGCATGAATTGGGGTTTGGGGTCTAGGATTCCCTAACCCGCGAGTAAGAGCTCGAGAGAAGCTCAATCTCAACATGCATGTGATGATCGAAGCAGCTACGGCCCAAAGCAACCATTTTCACCGATTAAAATGATGTTCTAAGCAACAAGACTAAAGATTTCTTTTCGGGATATAGGTCAACATAATAGTGACAAAACTACAAACATAGAACAAATAATCATGCATAATGTTCTATTGCAAGGATTTTAAACACAGCCTAAAGCATCCAGTGGCTACAGAAACTTAACCCCGTTTAATACACAATTATTTTGacccaaaaaataaataaaatcaacGATAGTACAAGCTGATAATCCATTCTATAAGCAAATGAGAGTTAGGAGTAAGTAGTGAGCTCTAATGACAAACAGAGGAGAGTGCATACAAAGCCATGACAAATGGCTTATCACCTCCACCTGCGATGGTGATAGTCGTCTGGCCTGTCCACAAATCGAGATGGAAGATTACGGTCTCTATCATATAGGCTTTCAGGGGTCCAGTTTTCAAGCCTGCCAGAATCCCGGTCCATGGGCGAAAGCCTCCCTGATGACGTATAATGAAGAGAATGGAAGGAAAATGGCCTCGGGGACTCTGCATCATGCAAGGGACTTCTGTTCCTGTCCTGGGACCTTCCCGCCGAAGAACTTCTTGGTATAGATTCATGGCCACCAAACCTGGGATGAAAACTATATTGTAATGAACTGTGTCCTGGATCCCCAGGAGGACCATCATCCCTTAAATCCCCTAATCTCTGCTCGCGATAATGACCTCTGCTGCCATGATCGGTATTATGATTTGACCTGTGCTGTGGCAAGTTTCTTGAAACATCTGAACTAGAGGGTCCAGCCCCAGCAGCCCACAATCTTTCATCAGCATTTTCTGGAATAGGAGCATTTATTCCTGGAAATCCAACAGTCATTTTCCGCTTTGGTTTTGAATGATTTGCTTCCATAATTTCCCCATCCTCCTGTTCTGCAATCTCCGCATCTGTGTATATTGTAATACCAGAAGGCTGATCCTCAGCATCCACATCTAGATTCCAGAAGATATACAGTAAATATCCaacaaaaaataagaaagaaacatACCTAATTAGATATTTCAAAACTACCTGATAAACATACATAATCAAATGAACATCTACAGGTGTTGTCCTTTGCACAACTTTTAAGAGCCCATTTGGtattattttaatgaaaaaatcactttttttttatataatcagTTCTGAATTCTTCAAAGACGTTCGGGTCAAATTTTTCCAAGGCagaattttaaaataatcaGAAATCTGATCATCTGCAGAAGCTAAaggagtagcttatgaaaaaatcaattttgattgAGGGAGAACGCTTATGAATTTAAGGATACACTTCCTAATACAATATATTGACAAAACTATCCccatttaatatttaaattactaaagcTATTCTCTTCTACTTGTTTCTACTAATATTCAATTAGAGTAATTTTATGAGAATAGCACTTTCACCTTTTACAGCCAAACAAtcaaaatatcattttaaaaaacACCTTTGTATAATTACACAAGGTAAAATAAATACTTTTTTATAAAATCTCTAAAaatgaaatttctttttcaCAAGCTAAAAGTCACTTTCTTTTTAAGCATACACAAACAACATCTAAGAATTGGTATAAAATGAAATTTGCTTATAATATTCCTCATAGGCATAATTCAACAACAATTTTTGATGCAATGAACATTTTTCAGGgttataaaaataaagaatcaCAGACGTTATGTAGTTACAACTACTCAACCATTTGAATTTCCCTTGCATCTGAAAAGGTTACATGTTTGGCAATACAAACCCCATAAACAAGCTTAGCCTTATTGCTGTAGTAATTGACTTACTGACAAAGGTTCTACAAAATGATCAgggaaaaaaatacaaatttttcaTTTCAAGGCTGATATAAtaatggaggtcaaagaaattttACCAAGATATCCAGGAGGGTATCCTATTTCTCGCATTCTGTTAAGCCATGGAGGTGGATCAAGCTCCTGCATAACCAGAAATATAGTATCATTTATCAAGACTGAGATTCTAACACATCTCTAATCTGCAGTGTCTAGTTTAGCTAAATAGTCCATCACAACTCACAAGTAAACTACAAGATTATGAATAGTACAATTTTCAAACTATTTAGAGAAACACCACTTATTTTGCAATTCTAACACTTctgtaattaattaatattatatattgaaATCATCAGTGAATAAGCAATATACAAATTAGTACATGGTTATATATACCTACTGCATCCTATGAATAAATTTATTCTGTATTTTTTCTTCAACAAATATACAGCCACTATACAGATAAGAGGTTTGAGTTCCAGGCAGAAAGAAGTTCAACTGATACAAcatcagtgttatcaaatatccaCCATGGCACCGCCAAGGCGGAATCTCATGGCGGGTTTTTGGCTCTCCGCCATCATTAGTTGTCAAATATGGCAGTTTTTTGGGTTTCCACCATGGTCCACCATCTACCATTAACAACACACACACCTAAGGGATGTATCTAGTCAGACGACCATCTTCATGCGTGAGGGAAAGGAGTAAATATCAGCTATACAACACATGATGGgtcaaaattgaaaattaaaaaataccaTGTGAGTGTGACCACGTAAAAAATGacctgattttattttaatcttcACCATTCATGGTTAGATCTAATGGTCAACATTCAATACTCTAACTCTAGCATAAATAGGGCCCATTCAACCTTCACCTGATCTTTTAAGAGGTCAGTGACATTTTTAAATAATCATGTGaccattaaaaaaacaattcaaggAAGTTGTTGTCTACAATGTACAGAGAGATTGTGTAGATTGGCTGAATTCCagcattttttttcttgggtattatcatttttttgtttttcctaCTTCATATTTTAAAGAATACCCTATTGTCACCCAGTTGAATTTTCCCTTCATGTTTTtcctataaaaaatatttttctatccaaaaaataaaaacctaatgGTTAAAAACATATCATAATGCTTAAACAGCACTAAATAAGCATTGCAATGACAGAGTATACTAGCTACTGTGCTATGCTGTTGTTAATATGCTAGTTACAGTCAGTCCATATGGCACATGACAGACGTATTCAGTTAGAGCGCACTTGGCAAGTTACACTAGCTCAGTAAGTCGGATGTGAGCACAGCTTGCTGAGAAACTTCTCTCACACAATAAATACTTCTCCACTGAACTCTTTAATTAATCATTATAAACAATTTTCAGTTCgctgtttttcttttctctcagtTTCTGCAAGGTATCAGAGCTTATCTTTGCTGGCCATGACTTTTATGACACCATTTCCTCATCCACGACCACTGGTGCAGTCACCGAAAATGTCAGATCCTCTTGATGTGACTTTCAACGTCAATTGCCATGCCATCTCCTGCATCCTTCCTCTCCGGTTACGTCATCCTCTGCTTCGAGCACCTTTTCGCACACACACCACTCCCCTTCAAACAGAAGGATGAAGGATCGAAGTTTGGCATAGACTACCGTGCCTTGAACAGCTTTTGCAGCACGGGATGTGATATTCCTTCAAAGGCGGAGGAAGTCAATCAGCTTTTGCAGCAAAGGAATGATATTTTAATTAAGCTTAAACAGAATCTGCTTAAAGCCCAAGATCAAATGAGAGCTCAGGAAACCAACCATAGGCGATTGTTTGAATTTGTGATGGGGGATTGGGTCTATTTAAAGATACAACCTTATAAGTTGAAATCTTTGGCTAAACGACCATTTGTGAAGTTAGCTTCGCACTTTTGTGGTCCATATCAGATTCTGAGTAAAGTGGGCACGGTGGCTTACAACCTAAATCTTCCTACCCATTGAAAGATCCATCCTACTTTTCATGTTTCATTGTTAAAACCAGTACTTAAACCACACCAACAGCCTCAACCTCTACCACCTATGTTGAATGCGGAACTTAATTGTTGGGGCAGCCTGCAGATATTTTGcaatagagagaagagaaggacAGCTGGGAGACATTGAAGTGTTGGTTAAATGGGGGTAGTTGCTTGTTTGTGATAGTACTTGGGAATCAGCAGCTCAGATTCAAGAGAGCTTTTCCTCTTTCCCCCTTTGAGAACAAAGTGGTTCTTTTAGAGACGTATTGATATGTTGAGTGCTAAGTCTAGACCTCCTAGAAAGTGTATGTGAGGCGCGCCACACTAGGAAGGAAAAGAATTAACTAACTAGTTGTAGTTAGGAATTCAGTTAGAAGTCATGTTAATAGTAAGTATAAATAGTGCTGTATACTATTCAGTTGTTGGTTATTTTGTGATAGGAGGAACTGGGATTCAATTACATCTTCTCTTAGAAACTTGTATACTATTATAAATATAACACTTTTCAGTCACAGAATCACAATAATTCCAGACTATTCTTCACAATCCATCACCACAAGAATCAATTGAGAAGAATAGTCcataatcaatttgatttaTGACTAAGAAGTGTTATTTCTTGAATACAGAAGTATACAAGTTTCTGAGAAAATATGCAATTGAATCTCCATGTTCATTAGGTACCAGAAAAAACCAAAGTGACTGAGAATGAAAATAGGATAGATGAGCACTGAATCCTCTGGAAAATACCCAGAAGCAGTGTTTTTAGGGAGTTATAAATAACAgtagaaaattaaagataagaaACTGAGGCAATTCGAGAGTGCCTCTACTCTCCCAAGCCTAATCCCAAATCAAGCCTACCCTCTCTCACACACAATACATGCTTATATAAtccccaatctctctctctctctttcccactaccAGCACAGCTCATGCCACCTCTTACTTCCATGGACTCTAGTAGTATTGGGCATATCCCTAACAACTGGGTTCCTATCATTCAGCTCCTACTATAACCAACTTCCCAAAAACTCACCTATGTATTCACCTATTAGTAATACTAAATATTAACAACTTCTAACAGAGTTCCTCACTACAGCTAGTTAGTTCATTCTGTTCTTTCCTAGTGTGGCACCTCCTCACACACATTTCCTTAATAGGAGACCTACACTTAGCACTCAACCTATCAGCTATTATGTGGTGTTGTATTATCCTTAGTTTGTTAGTTTTGTACAGCCAGCACGCATGGCACATGACAGTGGTATCTAGTTAGAGGGTGGTTAGCAATCTGTTCAGTAGTTAGTTAAACTAGCTCAGTCACTTAGATCTGAGCACAGCTTGCTGAGAAAACTTCTCTCACACTATAAATACTTGTACGCTGAGCTCTACACAATTGAATTCAGATGACACGGACAATTTTCAGTTCTCCATATCTCTCTTTTCTATGAGTTACTTCATTCAACAACTCTTACCTCCAAACCCAAGAGTTGATGTGTTACATCATCACAAATGCATAGCATTAGCTATTTGCAATTGCCCTAAATCTGCGAGGGGAGATAGAGTATACTAGTCATACTGTGTTGTGTTGTACAGTTAGGCTGTTAGTTTTGTACAGACAGCACACGTGGCACATGACAGTGGTATCCAGTTAAAGTGCAGTTAGCAATCTGTTTAGTTAGTTAATCAAACAAGCTCAGACAATTAGATCTGAGCATAGCTTGCTGAGAAAACTTCTCCCTTTAAATACCTGCTGAACTCTCCGTAATTCAATTAAGAATGCAATAAATCATTTTCAGTCAActgtttttctcttttcaacACATTTCGTAATTCAATAACTCTTACCCCCAAGCCCAAGAGTCGACGGGTTACATTATCAAGAGCACCTGGCCTCAAACCATCATATTTTCCAGCTGGAGAATTCTGATAGTATCGAGTTGGATTGCGGGAAGAAACATTTTGGTTCCGCCGGGACTTCCGTTGTTTGCGAGCACTATTGACAGCAACATTGTCACGAGGCCTTGAACATTCTCTCAGAGAGTGATTGTAAGAACCACAGTTAAAGCATCGGCTAGCATCTTCAATGATTTCCAGTCCACTAcagtaataaaaataaaaataaatcaagaatGCACAAATAACAGTACAGTTTGTCCATGAATAGATGGTAGCTGCACCAATGAATA from Lotus japonicus ecotype B-129 chromosome 2, LjGifu_v1.2 includes:
- the LOC130737584 gene encoding uncharacterized protein LOC130737584 isoform X1; the encoded protein is MDVEHLNEVLPSVEVEHSGSEAANQHCGTEKEEYANSSQEKGLHVGSELSDTVVVSEEVRPDIDGRAVSGAKRARITVEEHQPSVHFIYNSLTRASRQKLEELLQQWSEWQAKHVPKSDDLSEVLESGEKTFFPALCVGLEKTSSVSFWMENQTSIDKNKDFILDGDSVPLYDRGYALGLTSADGSSNLDGGLEIIEDASRCFNCGSYNHSLRECSRPRDNVAVNSARKQRKSRRNQNVSSRNPTRYYQNSPAGKYDGLRPGALDNVTRRLLGLGELDPPPWLNRMREIGYPPGYLDVDAEDQPSGITIYTDAEIAEQEDGEIMEANHSKPKRKMTVGFPGINAPIPENADERLWAAGAGPSSSDVSRNLPQHRSNHNTDHGSRGHYREQRLGDLRDDGPPGDPGHSSLQYSFHPRFGGHESIPRSSSAGRSQDRNRSPLHDAESPRPFSFHSLHYTSSGRLSPMDRDSGRLENWTPESLYDRDRNLPSRFVDRPDDYHHRRWR
- the LOC130737584 gene encoding uncharacterized protein LOC130737584 isoform X2, with translation MDVEHLNEVLPSVEVEHSGSEAANQHCGTEKEEYANSSQEKGLHVGSELSDTVVVSEEVRPDIDGRGAKRARITVEEHQPSVHFIYNSLTRASRQKLEELLQQWSEWQAKHVPKSDDLSEVLESGEKTFFPALCVGLEKTSSVSFWMENQTSIDKNKDFILDGDSVPLYDRGYALGLTSADGSSNLDGGLEIIEDASRCFNCGSYNHSLRECSRPRDNVAVNSARKQRKSRRNQNVSSRNPTRYYQNSPAGKYDGLRPGALDNVTRRLLGLGELDPPPWLNRMREIGYPPGYLDVDAEDQPSGITIYTDAEIAEQEDGEIMEANHSKPKRKMTVGFPGINAPIPENADERLWAAGAGPSSSDVSRNLPQHRSNHNTDHGSRGHYREQRLGDLRDDGPPGDPGHSSLQYSFHPRFGGHESIPRSSSAGRSQDRNRSPLHDAESPRPFSFHSLHYTSSGRLSPMDRDSGRLENWTPESLYDRDRNLPSRFVDRPDDYHHRRWR